TATCATCGAAAGGTTGGTACTGTTTAATATTCTTCTTCGACAAAGCGGATTTTGCTACGGCATTTCCTTTCAGGAAATGATTGAACAGGATACCGCTGAAGAAGTTGAAGAAGTGACGTACAAAGCGTTTATAATTTGTATCGATCACAATCAGTTCATACCTTACGATGCGCTTCACGGCTTTACCTGTAGTCACCAAACCGCCGGCAGCAGAGAGTTCCAGCCCGCCGGTTTCTTTTTCAAAGGAAGGTCTTGACAGCTTGGTGGCATTGTCCATATCCTGGAACTGTGCCATGGCAAAGGATTCTGTTACATCGCCTTTTTTATCAAGGCCGCCACCGCCCGTGGTAATCGTGAACAGCTTAACATCACTGGGTTTTTGCGAGCCTACTTTGTTAAGTGTAAGCCCGAGTGGTACGTACCGCTGACTAACGCGGAGCGTACCTACGGGATGCAGTACCAGTTCGGCTGCTGCATCTATTTTACGCAGTGATACGAGGATGTTATTACCAGCGGGCAGCTGGGCCTTCCAGTTTTCCAACTTCTCAAATTCTGCTTTCAGCAACGGCATGACTTCTACCGGCGGCAAGGTGGTATCCTGTGCATCGCCCCAGGTAAAGTCAAAGTCTACATCAATATCAAAGAACAGCAGTGATATAGAGCCGGTGCCTTTAGCCCTGTAAGGTGTAGGTCCTTCCAGCGACATTTGTACACGTACGCTGAACAGTCCTATGCCAAAGACTTTCACGGAAAGGGAGGCAGAGAGTTCCAGTATAAAATAAAATGGAGAGAACTGGAATAATGCATCGAAAGCGATATGTCCGTCTACATTCAGTGCGCTGAATCCGAAGTACAGTTCTGCACGCGCGCCAAACTGCACGGTGTTGGAAGTAACCGCGAAATATCCCATCACACGGATACGTCCCCACGATTCGTTGAGGATGTTGAGCGATACCCTTACCGGTGCGGGGAATGGCAGTGGTGGCGGGTTGAAGGCCGGGTGGAATCCACCCACGCTTACTACGAAATTGCCATCGCTGCCCCAGGCTACCAGCAGGCCCATTTCACCATCGATGGTGATAAAGAGGATGCGGGAATCGTACAGACTGGCGAAGAACCACAACCTGCTCTTATCGAATTCTATGGCGCCGATGAAATTGATTTGTAACACCAGTATGGCTGCTTCTTCTGTAGGCAGGGCTACTTTTAAAACGCCCAGGATAGCGATGTTACCGGGTATTTCTATGATGATGCCCAGCGATACCGTGATCAGCGCCGGTGTTCCCCAACCCAGTTTGGCCATGGGGCCTATCAGGAATTTACCTTCTTCTACCGGGAAGAAAGTACGCAGATCACTGATGATGCGCGGTGCATTCTGCACGATGTCTGTAGGGAACATGATACCATTAACGGCGCCGCTGCGCACGCCTTCCGCCAGGGGTTGCAGGTTCATTCTGCGATTCACTCCCAGCAGCCCGCCTACACCCAGTAATACAAAGCCGAAGCCCAGTTGTATACCGGTGCCGAATTCGGCGGTGATGATGATGAGCAACGAGAATCCGCTGGAGCCATCCGGCATTTTTGTGGTGATGATACCGATCGCTTTTAAGGAGATCACTTCGCTGAAAGTAAGTTCCAGTGCGCCGGCATATTCGCCTTTGTCGTAATCGAGGAACAGGTAGCCGCCGCCTTTCACGACGCCGGCGTCTACAGACAAGCCCACACCATTAGGCGGTTTGAAACCTACCGCCACATCGAACATGCCGTATTTTGAACTGTTGCTATCAGAGAAAGAGAAATCTATCTTGGCGCCTATACGGTCTACCGAAGCAGCCAAAGGCCCCAGCATGACCTTCAATCCTGCTGAAGCTTCGAGCGACAATGTGCCGGTGCTGAGGATCTTTAAAGCCAGGTAGATGGCATTTATTTCCAGTGGGCCCAGCTGCCGGTGGATAGGTAAAGCTATTTCGATGCCACCGCTGGCCTTGATGCGCAATCCCTTGCTGGCCAGCCATTCCAGGCCAAGATCGAAGTTGCCTTCTATATCTGCATTGGATAATAACTTCGCTATAAAACCATCTCCGTCTGAGGAGCCAATGCGCAACGTAGCGCCGGAGATGTCTGCAAAAAAAAGCGGATCGATCAGGGCTACATTGTTGGCTACATCCCAGCTGGCAGAGAGTCCTACACCAGCAGACACATTGTTGGCAGAGAGGTTTATCAACCCGTTATTCCCGATGATATCGAAAGGTTGTGCGGCAGGATTACGATCCACAAATGCACGTACATCACCGGAAATCTGTCCGCCCGGTGGTTGCAGCTTAAAGCTCAATGGTGGCAATACCTGCAACCCTACTTTGCCTTCAAGGGCGAAGCGGGCTTCGAAACCGGCGCCCCATTTATCGTTGAACTCTACCCGGTTAACAGTAGCCTCTTCAAAAGATGCTTTGAATTCAAACTGAAGTCCCGGGGGATTTACGGTGGAGATACGCCTTACCCGGAAATTAGCATATTGAAAATAAGGATCGCCGTCAACCACGCCGAGTTGTACACCGGATTCCTTGTGAAAAAACTCCGACAATATTTTAAAACTGGTAGTAGGATCAAAAGCCGGATCCCCCCACTTCACCTGATCCCTGAAGTGTTTGGCGGGATCGTTGATAAAGCCTTTGATCCTTTCGAGGTACAATGCTTTTTTTACAAATCCCCTGCTCAGTGTGTTGCTGCTATCTTCCGGAACAAACTGCCAGTCGGCCAGTCCCAGTGTTTTGAGCAGGAACATCACCTGGGGAATTTTATGTTCGATGGCGGAGATGATCACACCATCAGTAATCTTTTTTGCCAGCACACCCACCAGCGCAGTAGCCGCCGCGCGGTCGTTGTTATCGGGAATGGTAGCCGCGCTGATACTGCTTGCAACGGCCGTTACCAGGCTGCTCACCGCCGAAAAGAAAGCGACCAGTTGCTGGCCGGATTCAAAAACTTTCTGAATGATGGCAGCTGTATCATTGGCGGTGACGGCGTCTTCGAGTGCGGTAGCCGCTGCTGTGAGGGCATTACCGGCGAAGGTGCCCTGTTTCAAGGCATTGGTTACAGCGGGTGTTTGCAACACTGCTTCGGGCAATTGGAGGCCCAATGATTCCGTACTGAAATCAGCAAAGAAACCTGCGCTGTTGCCCAGTGTTTTGGCTAACGAAGTAGCGATGCGTACAATGGTATCTTTTCCGGCCATAGTTGAATACTTTCTTAGGGTACAATAATCTTCCAGGCTTCCTTGGCATTTACCTTACCGGCGCCGCCTTCTTCCACAGGCGCTACGGAGGTAGGTGTTAAAGGATTCGACGGCGGACAGGTTTCTGTTAAAGGAAATTCCATCGGCCGGGTACGTATCGTATTACGTAGTGCCAGTTTTATATCGGCTACTGTCTGATGTGGTTTTTTCTGCAACATGAGTGCTACTACGCCGGCAATATGCGGGGATGCCATGCTGGTACCACTCATAGCAACATAACCACCTCCGTTTTTACGGGTAACAAAAGAAGCGGTAGCCATTGGCTCCGGTGCTATGTTGTAACTGGCCGCAGAAAAGATCTGGAAACCAGGTGCAGCCAGATCGGGTTTGGCAGCCAATACGCCGGCGCCGGAATAATCTACCAGGGGACCATGAGAAGAAAAGCAGGCCATGTGATCGTTGTTATCATCATAGGCTGCCACCGTGATCACGCTGGGGGTACCACCCGGAGAGCCTACCGTATTCAGGTCCGTCACATTTATAGGCGCTGCCGTGGTAATAGAAGGGTCCAGCTGAAATCCAAAACCATCGCCCTGCCCGCACCATACATGGATCTCTGCGCCGGCGGGACCTGTAAGGCGTACAGTGTAGACGCCGGTGCGGTGCATATCAGCATGCGGGGTAATGTTTATATTGATATGTCTGCGTTCCAGCGGGCTGCCATTACGCAATACATTCGTAGGCGAATGTTTGATGGTGAAAGTTTTATTGGTATCGTATGTCTGTGTAAAAGCCGCTGCATTCAACGCTGCTCCCGGCGATGGCTTGAAAGCCGCTGCACCCGGTACTTTGAGGGCAACTTTTAATCCTGCCACCGTATCGCGGTACCAGAAATTAAGGTCTTCATCTTCTGTATTGCTGACCATTGTACAGGTATCATACACCTGTCGTACCGTGCGGTTGTCATAGAATTCAAAAGGCACATCTATGGTACCACCGGCTGGCATTGTAATGATGGCATGCTGCCGGCCAAAGGAACTGTTGCCCGCAGAGAACACAGCAATTTTTCCGGTGGCAGCGGCAAAAGTATTTTCCAGGAAAGACTCTTCACCGATAGCAGTTCCATCATCCACGAGGCCGTCATGCGGACCTGTATCACTGCCGAAACTACAGTTAATAACAACCGGTTTGTCACCCGCTACATTCAGTACATAAGAGATCGCATCTTTAAAGCGTTGCAACCAGTTGGTTCCGGCTGGTTC
The Chitinophaga sp. MM2321 DNA segment above includes these coding regions:
- a CDS encoding DUF6603 domain-containing protein, translated to MAGKDTIVRIATSLAKTLGNSAGFFADFSTESLGLQLPEAVLQTPAVTNALKQGTFAGNALTAAATALEDAVTANDTAAIIQKVFESGQQLVAFFSAVSSLVTAVASSISAATIPDNNDRAAATALVGVLAKKITDGVIISAIEHKIPQVMFLLKTLGLADWQFVPEDSSNTLSRGFVKKALYLERIKGFINDPAKHFRDQVKWGDPAFDPTTSFKILSEFFHKESGVQLGVVDGDPYFQYANFRVRRISTVNPPGLQFEFKASFEEATVNRVEFNDKWGAGFEARFALEGKVGLQVLPPLSFKLQPPGGQISGDVRAFVDRNPAAQPFDIIGNNGLINLSANNVSAGVGLSASWDVANNVALIDPLFFADISGATLRIGSSDGDGFIAKLLSNADIEGNFDLGLEWLASKGLRIKASGGIEIALPIHRQLGPLEINAIYLALKILSTGTLSLEASAGLKVMLGPLAASVDRIGAKIDFSFSDSNSSKYGMFDVAVGFKPPNGVGLSVDAGVVKGGGYLFLDYDKGEYAGALELTFSEVISLKAIGIITTKMPDGSSGFSLLIIITAEFGTGIQLGFGFVLLGVGGLLGVNRRMNLQPLAEGVRSGAVNGIMFPTDIVQNAPRIISDLRTFFPVEEGKFLIGPMAKLGWGTPALITVSLGIIIEIPGNIAILGVLKVALPTEEAAILVLQINFIGAIEFDKSRLWFFASLYDSRILFITIDGEMGLLVAWGSDGNFVVSVGGFHPAFNPPPLPFPAPVRVSLNILNESWGRIRVMGYFAVTSNTVQFGARAELYFGFSALNVDGHIAFDALFQFSPFYFILELSASLSVKVFGIGLFSVRVQMSLEGPTPYRAKGTGSISLLFFDIDVDFDFTWGDAQDTTLPPVEVMPLLKAEFEKLENWKAQLPAGNNILVSLRKIDAAAELVLHPVGTLRVSQRYVPLGLTLNKVGSQKPSDVKLFTITTGGGGLDKKGDVTESFAMAQFQDMDNATKLSRPSFEKETGGLELSAAGGLVTTGKAVKRIVRYELIVIDTNYKRFVRHFFNFFSGILFNHFLKGNAVAKSALSKKNIKQYQPFDDKVQVVQGAYAVANVMNNKAYNAGAAAFASEAQAREFMQQQLLTDPNLGDALHVIPQNELNTAA
- a CDS encoding S8 family serine peptidase, whose amino-acid sequence is MMEPIWSKFDNELTAIYSNYLHLKETGRVPGQWIHPVLRQGATDIFLTLQYTGDLDAIAAAGFSIRSREGAGVANGMVRFDQLPDLSNHPDVVKLVYGTRKKSSIDTSVLEIMARGTTAGTDCVWSVVQATGVYAGMTGDGVIVGIIDTGIDIRHEAFLKENSSQTRILRIWDQGMTPIAGEHSPAAALLTPPGATTYGVEYDDAAINHALSSPSFSHTVRTRDCAGHGTHVAGIAAGNGKQKQNHSSPRFEFSGVAPKASLVVVKLLSPEVEPAGTNWLQRFKDAISYVLNVAGDKPVVINCSFGSDTGPHDGLVDDGTAIGEESFLENTFAAATGKIAVFSAGNSSFGRQHAIITMPAGGTIDVPFEFYDNRTVRQVYDTCTMVSNTEDEDLNFWYRDTVAGLKVALKVPGAAAFKPSPGAALNAAAFTQTYDTNKTFTIKHSPTNVLRNGSPLERRHININITPHADMHRTGVYTVRLTGPAGAEIHVWCGQGDGFGFQLDPSITTAAPINVTDLNTVGSPGGTPSVITVAAYDDNNDHMACFSSHGPLVDYSGAGVLAAKPDLAAPGFQIFSAASYNIAPEPMATASFVTRKNGGGYVAMSGTSMASPHIAGVVALMLQKKPHQTVADIKLALRNTIRTRPMEFPLTETCPPSNPLTPTSVAPVEEGGAGKVNAKEAWKIIVP